A window of the Elephas maximus indicus isolate mEleMax1 chromosome 26, mEleMax1 primary haplotype, whole genome shotgun sequence genome harbors these coding sequences:
- the LOC126068063 gene encoding cytochrome c oxidase subunit 7A-related protein, mitochondrial: protein MYYKFSGFTQKLAGAWASDAYNPQGLKPVVSTEAPPIIFATPTKLTADSAYDYAGKNKVPELQKLFQKSDGVPIHLKRGLPDQMLYRTTMVLTLGGTIYCLIALYMASRPRNK from the exons ATGTACTACAAGTTCAGTGGCTTCACGCAGAAGCTGGCGGGAGCATGGGCTTCTGACGCCTATAACCCGCAG GGGTTAAAGCCTGTGGTATCCACAGAAGCACCGCCCATCATATTTGCCACACCAACTAAGCTGACCGCCGATTCTGCGTATGATTATGCCGGGAAAAATAAAGTCCCAGAGCTGCAAAAGCTTTTCCAG AAGTCCGACGGTGTGCCCATCCACCTGAAGCGAGGCTTGCCTGACCAGATGCTTTACCGGACCACCATGGTGCTGACGCTGGGAGGGACCATCTACTGCCTGATCGCCCTCTACATGGCTTCACGGCCCCGCAACAAATGA